One window of the Marmota flaviventris isolate mMarFla1 chromosome 2, mMarFla1.hap1, whole genome shotgun sequence genome contains the following:
- the Rtn1 gene encoding reticulon-1 isoform X3 — MQATADSTKMDCVWSNWKSQAIDLLYWRDIKQTGIVFGSFLLLLFSLTQFSVVSVVAYLALAALSATISFRIYKSVLQAVQKTDEGHPFKAYLELEITLSQEQIQKYTDCLQLYVNSTLKELRRLFLVQDLVDSLKFAVLMWLLTYVGALFNGLTLLLMAVVSMFTLPVVYVKHQAQIDQYLGLVRTHINAVVAKIQAKIPGAKRHAE; from the exons CTATCGACCTGCTGTACTGGCGGGACATCAAGCAGACTGGGATCGTGTTTGGGAGCTTCCTGCTGCTGCTCTTCTCCCTGACCCAGTTCAGCGTGGTGAGCGTTGTGGCCTACCTGGCCTTGGCTGCGCTCTCAGCCACCATCAGTTTCCGCATCTACAAGTCTGTCTTACAAGCTGTGCAGAAAACCGACGAGGGCCACCCTTTCAA GGCCTACCTGGAGCTTGAGATCACCCTGTCCCAGGAACAGATTCAGAAGTACACGGACTGCCTGCAACTCTATGTGAACAGCACACTGAAAGAGCTCCGGAGGCTCTTCCTGGTCCAGGACCTGGTGGATTCCTTAAAA tttgctGTCCTGATGTGGCTCCTGACTTACGTTGGCGCCCTCTTCAATGGCCTGACCCTGCTACTCATGG CTGTGGTTTCAATGTTTACTCTACCTGTAGTGTATGTCAAACACCAG GCACAGATTGACCAATATCTGGGACTTGTGAGGACTCACATAAATGCTGTCGTGGCAAA gattcaAGCTAAAATCCCCGGCGCCAAAAGACATGCTGAGTAG